CGACGTCCTCCCTGTCGGGCAGGTGCAGGACCTGCACCGCGATCTGGATCTTAGGGTTCTTGGTGGGCTTCTCCAGCACGGCCCAGACCCAGTCAGGCCCCAGGAGGATGCGCTGCTCGGGCGTCATGGCCGTGCAGTTGAAGGTGTCCGTCATGTTGAGGCTGACGCTCTGAGTGATGTAGGTCATCAGGAAGACCTGTTGGGAGGACGAGATGTTTTTAAAGGCCACTtaaaagaaatgctgtgaaatTCTAAAGGGGTACTGTCTTCAGTTTTCTTTGGAAGTATAAAGTTACCTACCTGAGTGAGCACTTCAGGGCTCGGGTGGAACTTGTCCTCTGGGTCTTTGAAGAGGAGGTATTCTTGAGTTCTGGATGAGGCGGTGGTGATGCAGTCGTTGAACAGAGTTATGAAATTGTTGGGTTTGGCAGCGGGGGGCCTCAGTGTGGAGAAGATGCTCGGTCGAGGGGACATGCTCAGATCATTGGAGGCACGGCTGGGGGAGCCACGCttaaaagaggagaagaagttGAAGTTCTGGAAGGGGTTAGAAGCAGGTTTGGTGATGTTCTGGCCCATGGTGGACTGATTATGGAGGACGGAGATCAGAGGGTGGTCTCCCTGATACACTGGAAAGATAGAATTTGTACCATTAGAGTATAAAGTGTAATCTGGCATGAAGATATGGTTGGTAAACATTAAGTATTTTGATAGTTGTGTTCTTGAGGTAAAGAAGAAAACCCTTATCTGTATTAATACTGTCCTGCCATATGGAACCATTGCTACTGTCATTTAACAGTGAAACATGACTATTTTTCCATGTTGCATATTAAAAATCTACCAATTTTCTGTCCACCTATGCAATGCACTAACACAGTAGGAATAACATTGTTtgatttcaagaaaaaaaaaagatgggtTTTCAAAAAATACTCACCAGGACGGGTCTGGAAGGTTCTGTAGTTCCAAGTACACTACCTGGCCTCTGCTCCTGTCCCCTGCCCTGCTGAGATACACAGGGTGTGTACGGTGCTGTATGTGAAGCTCAGTCTTCAGTCTCCTGACATGTACAGAACTTTCAGTAGAATAAAGAGAATTTCCCATCCCAGGTTTCTGCTGACAGTGTTAGCACGGGGTGTGGTGCTTGTAACTTTTCAAGTTTTAGGTAAGTCAACAAAGGGGTGGGGGGTAAGCCTGAAGGGTTTGATGGGCAAACAAAATACTTAACTGTCTCTCTTCAAAAGGAAGCGCAAACGAGCTTTTAGTTTGGCTCTCACAGTACAATAGTGCTGTAATGTCACGTTAGAGAATGAGAGGGGAGTTTCACTTCAAATTCATGAATGGGGGGTGGCTGGATGCTTAGGAGGGACTTAAGGGTCACATATGACGTTTATTGTTCTTGTTAAAATTCCAATTTTGACCAATAGGACCTCATCTTTTCGTGTGGTAGTCCAGCTGTAGGAGCGTCCAATGGTTTTACTATACCAGTGTGTAAATGCAGGGaagcacatactgtattatattagcCTGAGTTTACTTTCCAAATCCCTTAACATGAACTGTTGACCACTCAGAGGACCAAACACAACAATCCCTACTATACTATTCTGTTATTTGTGCAGCCATGTGCATATACTTAGTAAAAGTAGGTTTTGATTTCTACGTCTTCCCTAAGTGGACAGGGCCACTTAAACGATGCTTGAAAAAAGTGCTGTCCActagcatatacagtatacagtatacagtacagtaggggAGTACTTGGTCAAATGAACCATTAAGTCCTGATTAAGAAGTCCTGAAAAAATAGTCCCCTctaggaatgcaccgataccagtatcgggtatcggctccgatactgtgctcatgtactcgtactcgcaatacggctccgatacaacggcaccgataccactttacggtggtgcgcccgaccccgctgggccgggatcccacctcagtcGCCACGCACCGGCcgtcactttcattgcgccacagggttttgcttgcaccctctgagtTGCGCGCAAGACAGGTCGGGTGGgatgccgacatcgccgcagacccctggcgccttttaagtgggccgagccccgatctggcggcacgatgcggttggggcgcactgaggacagtgagccccggttgacagtcgcacTGGGAGCAGGGAGCCTCGTCACGGTGTGGCGAGTTctgggcggggagcgctgtaaagctgcggccgtgagccaccttcgccccgagcctttccaagccgacctagagccggtcgcggcgcgccgcctcgtatgcgggactctccagcctgctgtgtgtcactcacaccctccagctggctgttaacgagggtcttttggcacagagaagtactcggtatcggcgagtacccaaatgtaagtacttgtacttgtactcggtctgaaaaaaagtggtatgggtgcatccctagtccCATCATTTTAAATTGTTGAAACAACACAAGTTCTTTAGTGGCCTGTTAGAGAGTTTATTAACGTAAACACATAACACAAAAATCTATCTTTGATAAGGATTCCTTTTACCCCCCAAACCCTGATAAACTCATCTGTCTCTTTGGCTCTatgctatgttcaccagctagtctctaactgtgtctgtctgctgtttggtgctgagcaggtagtgtaaaGTGTGTTTATCGACTTTTTcaatgaaaacagctgcctgatgTGGCTGGAACAAGGTTGACAAGCTAAAGTTGTGGGAGGTGAAACCAAAAGAATGagctaaaagatgctaaaaaaGCTCTAAGGGGAACTGTGGAGTCTCACACATTTATTTGATCCacatttgatataaaaatattgattagtgcagctttattCATTCAGAATTGTAACAATGATATGTACTAGGTTCAGTTGAACAAATGATGTAATGGGGACACTGTTCCTAAATATATCTGGTATTTCTGGACTGGATCATTTTGACCTTCTATGTATTAGTTTGGCCTGAATGGAAGTTGAAACATTTTCCATCTTTCTGATGCTGCTAAATCCTCCCCAACTTTCTTCTGGCATTTTATGTACTGATTAGTTGTTGGATGCTAATCTTTAACTACGAGATCACTGATCCTGTCTTTCAAACTGACCTGTAGACTGTCCCCGGACACATCGCCCACCTGCCTTCAGGTCATTTCATTATCTCCAGTGTCTAGGCTCTTTCTGTCCTGTCACTGATGTAACCTGACCCACCAGATGTTATTTTACActgaaccatctgagaagccgtcattggaaactgtttctatttcaaatttatttacGTATTTTCAATACTTGGCCGGTGACTGAATGaacagtcaaactcaatcagtca
The nucleotide sequence above comes from Sebastes fasciatus isolate fSebFas1 chromosome 4, fSebFas1.pri, whole genome shotgun sequence. Encoded proteins:
- the rep15 gene encoding rab15 effector protein → MGQNITKPASNPFQNFNFFSSFKRGSPSRASNDLSMSPRPSIFSTLRPPAAKPNNFITLFNDCITTASSRTQEYLLFKDPEDKFHPSPEVLTQVFLMTYITQSVSLNMTDTFNCTAMTPEQRILLGPDWVWAVLEKPTKNPKIQIAVQVLHLPDREDVEENGFPPEALSESVQIAQEHSSNKTMYEKMVDFCASIGKDCYALFLFLGKKSDKGNIYGVLSNNFEAAIGKCEKIDRAFIENFFKGSRYLHTPSGMMQAIVTNKEGDPLTLMIKFS